The following are from one region of the Vanessa cardui chromosome 3, ilVanCard2.1, whole genome shotgun sequence genome:
- the LOC124543859 gene encoding ribosome biogenesis protein NSA2 homolog, which translates to MPQNEYIERHQKLYGRRLDYEERKRKREAREPHKRAEKARKLRGIKAKIYNKERRNEKIQMKKKIKAHEEKNVKQNTEKVAEGAVPVYLLDRDVQSRAKVLSNMIKQKRKEKAGKWDVPIPKVRAQADAEVFKVLKSGKTKRKAWKRMVTKVTFVGENFTRKPPKFERFIRPMALRFKKAHVTHPELKATFCLPIIGVKKNPSSQMYTSLGVITKGTVIEVNISELGLVTQAGKVVWGKYAQVTNNPENDGVINAILLV; encoded by the coding sequence ATGCCGCAGAACGAATACATTGAACGCCATCAAAAGCTGTATGGTAGAAGGCTTGATTATGAGGAAAGGAAACGAAAGCGTGAGGCACGTGAACCTCATAAGAGGGCCGAGAAGGCGCGTAAACTGCGGGGTATCAAAGCTAAGATCTATAACAAGGAGCGACGCAATGAAAAGAttcaaatgaaaaagaaaatcaaagcACACGAGGAGAAAAATGTTAAGCAAAACACCGAGAAAGTCGCTGAAGGCGCAGTGCCCGTGTATCTTCTCGACAGAGATGTTCAGTCACGCGCCAAAGTTTTGTCTAATATGATTAAACAGAAACGTAAAGAAAAAGCAGGCAAATGGGATGTACCGATACCTAAAGTAAGAGCACAAGCAGACGCTGAGGTCTTCAAAGTTTTAAAGTCAGGCAAGACGAAGAGGAAAGCCTGGAAGCGTATGGTGACCAAAGTTACATTTGTTGGAGAAAATTTCACACGAAAACCCCCCAAGTTCGAAAGATTCATCAGGCCCATGGCCTTGAGATTCAAGAAGGCGCACGTTACTCATCCAGAATTGAAAGCAACATTCTGTTTACCCATTATCGGCGTGAAAAAGAACCCTAGCTCTCAGATGTACACTAGTTTGGGGGTGATCACGAAGGGTACAGTTATTGAAGTGAACATATCAGAGCTCGGTCTGGTCACACAAGCCGGTAAAGTTGTCTGGGGGAAGTATGCGCAAGTTACAAATAATCCTGAAAACGATGGTGTTATCAATGCTATTCTATTGGTATAA